Proteins found in one Lonchura striata isolate bLonStr1 chromosome 25, bLonStr1.mat, whole genome shotgun sequence genomic segment:
- the GNGT2 gene encoding guanine nucleotide-binding protein G(I)/G(S)/G(O) subunit gamma-T2: MAQDMTEKELLKMELDQLKKEVKNERQMVSKTGKEMKEYMESMAGEDPLLKGVPEDKNPFKEKGGCAIS; this comes from the exons ATGGCTCAGGACATGACCgagaaggagctgctgaagaTGGAGCTGGACCAGCTGAAGAAGGAGGTGAAGAACGAGAGGCAGATG GTGTCCAAGACGGGCAAGGAGATGAAGGAGTACATGGAGTCGATGGCGGGCGAGGACCCGCTGCTCAAGGGCGTCCCCGAGGACAAGAACCCCTTCAAGGAGAAGGGCGGCTGCGCCATCAGCTGA